The following DNA comes from Populus trichocarpa isolate Nisqually-1 chromosome 19, P.trichocarpa_v4.1, whole genome shotgun sequence.
tcaacatgatcctctccccttttagacttggcaatcatgtcgtctacatacacctcaatttccttgtgcatcatgtcgtggaacaaagtcaccattgctctttgataggttgctccggcattcttcaatccaaatggcatgaccttgtAGCAGAACGTCCCCCAAggtgtgacaaaagttgttttcgccttatcctccggagccatttttatctggttgtatcctgaaaaaccatccataaaggaatatgtggaacTCCGGGCAGCGTTGTCCACCaaaacatctatgtgtggtagcGGAAAATCATCCTTGGGACTAGCTCTATTCAAATTCCGAAAATCCACACAAACTCTaatcttcccctccttcttaggcaccacaacaacgttagatacccattgtggatatctaactacttctaggaagccagcatcccattgcttctcaagttctgccttgaccttgatccagacatctgggtgggccctcctcagcttctgcttgactggcttacaaccttcttccaacggtatcttgtgtactacaatatttgtatccaaacccggcatatcttcataggaccaagcaaagacatctgaatattcttgtaatagggtgatcatttttatcctttgttcagaagtaattaatgtacctattttcaactctttcttgagCTGATCACTACCCACATTGATGGTTTCGAGTTCCTCGGCGATAGGCTTCCAAGTCTGTTCCTGTTGTTCTACTAGCCTGGTGAATTCACtaatattgctttcatcccattcttcttcttccatagctatcacatgctcgttcaagtttggccatttattcttgatgctaaatATATGTGATGTTGTAGGAGATCCGTtttcaggattcctgaaagcgggaagtgtttggtgtaaatgcataaaaGAAGGCAATTTGTGAAAAGTGCATGAcctcacaatttatttaaagaaaaggtggGCTCCATGACAAGCATAAAATCTAGTTGACATCAtgagccttgattgtcaactagaggaaaaagcaaacataagcaatgacaaaagcatgttaagacaaacaaaattggtttacattttgaaaaccactggagcttcttgggtcacccagTTCTAAAACTTCTCGTCTTGAGCTAACttgcgcacaaaggtcttggcggATACTTCTTCTATGGTGTAGACCGTCAGTTGTGGGAGTGCTTCATCTCCCTTTCTTGCTACTGTCTTCATGTCATCTCCTTCCATCTTGTTTTCCCCCAAGGTATTTATGCTCATGTTTGACAGTTCTTGATCAAGGCTTTCGGCCtctttatcatgttgcattatgtatgcagcttttgggaatgacacgctaaggggagggatttctagtttttcttcctCTAGCTCTCTTCCTTTGATTCTAGCCATCCTTCTTGCCCTTCTCCGACCAGCAGCCCACCGATAATCCTCTTGGTTAGGTTGGTACCCTAGCCCAAATCTTTGAGCAGCACTTTTCATCTTTACCAGATTAACCCCTTCTGGTATCCCGATAATAAGGTTATACTGAAATGGGATCTCGCGGTTCAAGAAGCATAGACttgccatccttgctgcttctgagatcTTGGGCCTTCTTAGCACTGTGTTCTCTGGCACCCAGTCGgtgttcacaatctcaaagGCATGGATATTGTTACCCTTGCAATCACCCGCTTCGATAAAAGGCACAGCTACATTCTTTGTCATGGATACTGTCTCCTCGGCCTTGACAGTTACCAACATCTcattcatgatatacttcaggcattggtgcaatgacgaagctactgcccccgctgcatgaatccaaggtcttcctaacaacatactataggaagggtggatatccataaccTGAAGTGTTACTAGGAACATTTGTGGTCCCACATATAACTCCACTTCTAAAGTCCCAATTATTGGCCTAGGCGACCCATCATACGCTCTGGCCATCATAGTACTCGGCTTTATATGGGATTCGTCGATCGGCATTTCTTCCAGCATGTGCTTTGGCAACACGTTAAGGGCCGAGCCATTATCAATGAGCACTTTTCCTATGAGGCAATCCTTGCACCTAACCGTAATGTATAAGGGCTTGTTATGTCCGGTACCTTCAGCATCAAGCTCATCAGCCGTGAAGTACAGGTAATTAGTTGCATGGATCCTTCCCACTagatgctccatggttttatgttcaatgtcttggggcacatatgcctcattcaataccttttgcaaggcgtttcgatgcggctcagagctgagtatcaAGGACATAAGGGAGATCCTAGCTGGAGTCTTCTTTAGTTGATCCACTATGCAATATTCGCtatgcttgatcaacttcaAGAATTCATTCGACTCCTCTTCCGTTACTGGcttattaacttctagtgcttTGTCCAGATCTACCACTTCTTTGCCCTTTGCCTTCCTCAACTCCTCGGGCGTAAAGCAACGACCACTCCGAGTCAAACCACTAATCTCGGTTTGGAACAAGGGAAGTGGAGTTTGAACGTTGGAGGCATAACCGTAATTGTAATGCATGGCATTGTGGTTTCCTTTTGTGCAGGAAGGTTTGACCAAGATTAGCCTTGGTGGCCCCTTAGCTGTTTGTTGGATCCTACATACTCCTGTCATCTCATCTTGaccttccatcatactcacctcaccGCTGCTCTTCATGGGTTCAATCCTCAACTCCcctatttttagcatttttgcaatcttttcgcAAAACTCGATGCAATCCTCAATATGATGTCCATCTCTTCCATGGTATTCACAGTAATCATATCCCTCCAAATGGCTCTCCACCTTTGTCTTTAGAAATCCTGATTGTACCAACATGTCGTACAACCTCTTCATGGACACCTTCAACGCCTTGCATTGATTTCCCACTTCGATCATGCCTATTCCACTACTATTTGGGGCATGCTTAGGCAAtgggtttgaattaacattgggcttGTCCTCAAAGGATACCCATCCCATCTTAATAAGCTCCAACAACCTCTTTTTGAAGGCGTAACAGGTTTCAATCCCGTGCCTGGGATTACCCCCATGGTACTCGCAAGCcaactcgggcttgtaccaaattgggaatggtggttgtagtggtagtgtagggataggagctatttgtccaatgctcaaAAGTTTGGCGtacatgtccttcaaaggcatgggtaaggGTGGCAGTTGTTCCGAAGTGTATTTTGTATGGGGTCTTTGGTAGTGATTTTGGTAGTTCGATTGGTTATTTGTTCGATTAGGGGAAAAAGGTTGGTTAAAGTTTATGCGTGAGAATTGAGAGGTAGGTACTTGAGGATTATGGAAATCTACTCTCTTGCCCTTATACCCACCTTCCAGATTGTTAACatcgccttctctctttcttccaataaaacccttcttttccACTGGCATCGCTATTCGCCCAACTTTAATCCCTTGTTCTATCCTCtcagctatgcgtaccgcatcatagaaatgttgagaggagctacccattaggtgctcataataaggtgctttgaaggtattggcaaacaagctcaccatctccgtttctatcaaagggggttggacatgcattgcttcatccctccatctttgcgcataagcccttactgactcctggctccttttctccattgccattagacttgttcgatcaggagcgatttccatgttaaacttgtactgtttgaggaaagcctccactaagtctctccagctcttgatcctgatgctgtctaacctcatgtaccagcttaaagcggatcctgttaggctatcttgaaagaaatagattagcaatttatcatcacggattacttccgccattttgttgcagtaggatcgaaggtgagtgtttgggcattccaaaccggtatacttaatgaactctggtattcgaaaatcttttggtaccacgatgtttggtaccaaacatacttcggctgctcgcatagggtcaaaccagtcattaccctcaactgcccttaatctttcttctaGAGCAAATAGCTTGTCTTGGTCCATCACACTAGGAGACCTATTATCTGGGACTCCCTCCGCTGTTAAGTCCACAGTGATTGGAGCGTGAGTTGGCTGGATAGGGGTGATAGGCACAAAATGTTAttcattggccgagtttgccccctggttttggGATACTTGAGGGACGTGCGCTGCTGGCGCTCCTTCAGGCTGTTgtgctgatgttccctccccGTTCTTAGCTCTTAGAAGCTGCTCAAGTAAATCAGTTAaccgagaaacttcattttttacggactccaactcggtctgataatgtgactctaagtgagctctctcttcgttctccattcttgctctagaccgggtgttgtggacTTTGGATgcgggacctatgtttcacgatctgaCATGCATAtgattcattaaaaacaaatgcgtgatgaaaatatgatgctcgtgcaaatatatattttaaagttgattCATGACTTTCGTAATCCTTTAGGCAAGATTTCTGAGTTGACCCGATTGCTGTAAAGGAGGGTTTGCCAAGTTCTTTATCATAGTAGCTTACCAAAACACACttagaaagaaagataggtCATGGCCTTCTTATAAATAGAAGTCATTCATACAATGATTACAAAACAGGGCGTTATACATTGTTACCCTTTAAAAGGCGTTTCCCCTATTAGCTAAGTCCCCAATAAAACATGTGATGGCTGCCATGTATTCCCGATACTTTGAAGCATCATTTCCAACTTGGGTAGCTTGTCGTTGCAACCTTTCCGCATAACGGGCTACTTGCTCGACCTGCTTCGTTATATGCCTTATCTTATCATGGAACACAGTGTTATCTGCAATTATCACTTCGTTACTGGCTCCTAGGGCTTCATTACTTCTTTCCAACACTCGAACCATATCATCTGACCGGGCCAACTTATCCCTTACCCTCTGCAGTTCTTCCTTTTCGATATCCAGCTCGgctattttggagttaatttggacTGTAAAGCTGTCCATGTAGCCTTGACATTCTTGACGCTCTTGCTTAGCCTTACTGAGCTCCTCCTCCATCTCGAAGTAATGGCTTCTCAACTCCCTCAACTCTTCTACTTGTATCTAGATCTCAGATTGTAAAGTCATCATTCTTCCTTTCGAAGACTCAGCTCTTTTCTGGTAATCTCTCATATCAGACTCGGCGGCCTTTCTTGcacttctctcttcctcaagCTGCACCATATATTGAGCTCTAatccttctttcctcttctatgtCGAGCTGGGCTAGCcgattcttctccttttcaacttctattttctttgaaagaatGCTCTTTCCCTTCTTTAAGGAATCCATCACCTCTTTGTCAACATTCATCTTGCCTTTTGTTGATCTTTTAACCTTTGCCAACTCTTTTTCTGCGAGCCCATTCTTCTTAACCAGCTCATCATATTCGGTCATTCGTTTCTTTAGCTCAGCCTGGACcccttttgctatttcttccGCTACCTCGGCCCTTTTCTGCCATTCCTTTAAAGATGTCAATTGCTTATCCTGTTTTTCCAATTGCTGGTTCAAGTAAACCCTCATCGTGTTTTCTTcctctaattgattttctaacagTCGCAGCTGCCTTTTGCTCTTGCTGAGATCAATTCTACATTGTTCTAGCTGCTTTCTCAGCTCTTCCTCAATAtcagtccttttcctttttggttgCTCTATTGCGGATTCTGGATGTTTTGGTATGGAGAAACCCCTTTCTTCAGAAAGCTCTTCATTCCTCCAAACTGCATAATTCTGGCTGAATGATGTTTCAAATGTGCtcccttcttccttttttaccATCAGGGGTCTTTCCCAATCTTGTCGGATAAGCTCCATTTCTTTGAGGAAGGGTTGGTGCTTGAATAAACCGATGAAATCCGCTAAACCCAGAGTTCTTGGCGCGTACTGCATTCCACCCAACTGTCTTGTTACTAGGGCGGGCGCGTAACTGATGTACCCGGTTATACCAATCAAGGGAACCCATATCTTATTTCCACAGCTCATTGTGCAGATGGCATTGTTCATCCATGGTGCTTTCCATTTAAAATTGCTCTTTGGTAATGCCGCATATTTATCTATCCATGCTTTCTCATCCCAATTCTTCCAAGTCTCATCCATGGTAACCTTTAATGGTCGCAGGTCAAACCAccaaaagttgttaaaaatgTCCCTTGGTGTTTCGATATGACTGATAATCCATAAATACAACATAGGGGCGCAACACCTCATGGCTCCTTTTCCATGCATTCTGCAGTGGTTGAGCGATAACATGGTTTCTCCCAAAATAGCTGATGAGGGGTTGATCCGGTCACGTTCGTATTCTATGAAGACACTTGCTGCTTCCAAACTGATGACTCCAATTTCGGAAGGGAACAATACTAGCCCAAAAATGGCGAAGGCCACCAACCTGTATCGTTCCTCTCCTAACTTGCCTTCTTcagcatttttcttcattcgggCTTCTATGACCTTCCATTTGAAACCCCCCTCGGCGACTCTACATTGACTGATCTTTCCCAAGCCTAATAAACTGACTACCTCCGAAGCTGTGTCTTCAAATCTTCGCCTTAGATAGATCCTGTGGCTGTTGTTTGGAAAATCTAGAATCCTTTCATATTCCTCCAAAGTCGGTGTCATATCAATGTTCCCAAAGGTAAAACTCCGATAACTAGGATCCCAAAAATTCAGTAGGGCTTTGATTGCTGCTGCTTGTACGGGTAACCTCATTAGTTGTGCAATTCTCCCATATCGCCTTTCAAAAATAGTCTTATCAATGTATTCCATAATAGACACTAACTTCCCCAAGTCATTTACCATGTGATTTATCTTAGTAATGCAAGGCAACCTACTAGCATCGATTCTTGGGCATTTTCCTTCAGctacttgagtcaactcagattcttgcccaaactcttggAAAGATAGGTACTTAGTCATGATTTGGTTCAAAACCTGGATTGATGAATTTAGCATTATTAATCATGATGCAAATGAACGTAAGATAGATATCTTAAGGACAAGTTCTATTTAATAGGTgagaatgggtaggttttctatctggtctttaaaagggtctcatatctgcccagtgacgttcttcgtaaagacagtatgggggcgttgcaaggaacagttaaggtaagtatacccaccattaccaagcaggcactcagatatgagttgggtgtttcacgcatctgaaccctgaccgatagtcatagggcaaatcgctaatcccccacctaacttaaagctttgtgtgtgcttctcaaaaagtatgtgatgcatatgagttgggtgtttcacgcatctgaaccctgaccgatagtcatagggcaaatcgctaatcccccacctaacttaaagctttgtgtgtgcttctcaaaaagtatgtgatgcatgtgacagttttataagatgcatgagacagttctatacaaatgcatgaacaatatgtgtaaaaatatttaaagcatataagcagataacaaaaggaaaggtatattaaaaaaacacacgaaaacaaaaacaattcagacaaaaacaaagcttggtccacaaggtccccagtggagtcgccattctgtcgcgggtgcgcggcgtcgcggcgaaaattCCTCTTTTAAAATCTAGGAAAGgtgtatggtatctatctggcaaatgtggggagacatgaaaatattgtcttttgttggtaggaaaatggaatgggagtcgccacctagtattttggtcactaggaaccctaactggtctcagagattaggtacggggactggttgcgtaaagggaaggtattagcaccccaaatacgccctacctaaggtaagctgcattgtttatttgtctgataaaattcaaggtctcgttgtgtttcctagttgttggtccgtctatggttcaagaaaagtcctcctcaataaggaggtccttatcttatcgggtaaaacctaaccgttctaacgtctatgaaaaaccatatttttttatatcaggaatacgtcttacgtataaattcgtaatcccaaatactaaaagaagacaaaaagattttttttgaatttttgaaatattggcctagttctcatggcttgaataaacgggttattaaagccaaaatgcatactaatacatatattgttttgaaattttctttgttgtgtgaaaaatatgatgttataatatttatatatatatattggagagactaggccgtatgcatgaaaacaaaacatttttaaaatattttattttatttttttatgtcttgacgaaaaccgggtatttgaataccggatttgtatccttacagtataaaaatacaaaccgatattgatcaaaatacagtaatgaacttgcagaaaatcacatatttttttggaataattttcgacgaaattaaataatttttctatgtatatatctagatataaataatacaaacacaatataatatacataacatataatatataattgggtTGGGTTGGGCCGGCCCAAcgaactgggccggactcagccccaaaAGGTGTTGGGCCGATCCTGGCCCAACAAAAATCTGGTATTTT
Coding sequences within:
- the LOC112325327 gene encoding uncharacterized protein LOC112325327, with translation MPVEKKGFIGRKREGDVNNLEGGYKGKRVDFHNPQPELACEYHGGNPRHGIETCYAFKKRLLELIKMGWVSFEDKPNVNSNPLPKHAPNSSGIGMIEVGNQCKALKVSMKRLYDMLVQSGFLKTKVESHLEGYDYCEYHGRDGHHIEDCIEFCEKIAKMLKIGELRIEPMKSSGEVSMMEGQDEMTGVCRIQQTAKGPPRLILVKPSCTKGNHNAMHYNYGYASNVQTPLPLFQTEISGLTRSGRCFTPEELRKAKGKEVVDLDKALEVNKPVTEEESNEFLKLIKHSEYCIVDQLKKTPARISLMSLILSSEPHRNALQKVLNEAYVPQDIEHKTMEHLVGRIHATNYLYFTADELDAEGTGHNKPLYITVRCKDCLIGKVLIDNGSALNVLPKHMLEEMPIDESHIKPSTMMARAYDGSPRPIIGTLEVELYVGPQMFLVTLQVMDIHPSYSMLLGRPWIHAAGAVASSLHQCLKYIMNEMLVTVKAEETVSMTKNVAVPFIEAGDCKGNNIHAFEIVNTDWVPENTVLRRPKISEAARMASLCFLNREIPFQYNLIIGIPEGVNLVKMKSAAQRFGLGYQPNQEDYRWAAGRRRAESLDQELSNMSINTLGENKMEGDDMKTVARKGDEALPQLTVYTIEEVSAKTFVRKLVEQQEQTWKPIAEELETINVGSDQLKKELKIGTLITSEQRIKMITLLQEYSDVFAWSYEDMPGLDTNIVVHKIPLEEGCKPVKQKLRRAHPDVWIKVKAELEKQWDAGFLEVVRYPQWVSNVVVVPKKEGKIRVCVDFRNLNRASPKDDFPLPHIDVLVDNAARSSTYSFMDGFSGYNQIKMAPEDKAKTTFVTPWGTFCYKVMPFGLKNAGATYQRAMVTLFHDMMHKEIEVYVDDMIAKSKRGEDHVEVLRKLFERLRKYELRLNPAKCSFGVKSGKLLGFVVSDRGIEVDPDKVRAIQAMSSPKTEKEVRGFLGRLNYIARFIAQLTTTCEPIFRLLRKKNPGTWNEECEEAFNKIKHYLQNPPLLVPPVSGKPLVLYLTVTEAAMGCVLGQHDETGRKERAIYYLSKKFTECESRYTEIERLCCALVWAAKRLRHYMLYYTTWLISKVDPLRYICNKPFLSSRIARWQVLLAEYDIIYMTRKAVKGSAIADHLADNAVEDYEPLDFDFPDEDILSIEKEEEKTDWWTMFFDGAVNVYGNGAGAVIISPDKKQYPVSVKLHFECTNNTAEYEACILGLEAALELKIKKLDVYGDSMLIICQVKGEWQTKEEKLRPYQEYLSTLAKEFEGIRFTHLGREGNHFADALATLAAMTTIDLKCKVQPVHIDIRNDPAHCCLVEEEIDGHPWYYDIKNLVQNHEYPVGASKTDKKTLRRLAIDFYLDGEILYKRSFDGTLLRCLNEADARKALREVHEGICSTHASGHMIARKIQRAGYFWMTLEKDCIDYVRKCQVYSDKVNMPPAPLFNLISPWPFAMWGIDVIGPVNPKASNGHRFILVAIDYFTKWVEANSYAHVTQKVVKRFIEKDLICRYGPPEKIVTDNAQNFNGKMIVELCTKWKIKHSNSSPYRPKMNGAVEAANKNIKKIIQKMVVTYKDWHEMLPFALHAYRTTVRTSTGTTPYSLVYGMEAVMPLEVEIPSLRVLTDSELEEAEWAKVRYEQLNLISEKRIAAICHHQLYQKRMAKAYDKKVRPRLFREGDLVLKKILSLPGDDQSKWAPNYEGPYVVKKAFSGGALKLARMDGEDLARPVNFDSVKRYYA